Sequence from the Cuniculiplasma divulgatum genome:
CCGGGTCGAAAGCTTGGAAGGCTCTCGTGCTAGACCAGACTACACTACACCTGCTTCCCTACGGCAATATACACAGGTTTAATTTTTTTTCCACGGTTTTCCATAATCAGGTAACTGTTGGCCTGAGTGCAAACTCCACCGGAGTGTTCACAGAAACTTGGGAACTTTGCCAGTGTATATAGAAATCGTACTGTCCGTTAGTGGGTGAAATGGTCTGATTGAAATAGACATTATCTCCAACCTGGTGGAAATCCTTGACGGCAGAAGGAGCTGCACCGCTCGTGGCATAAGTAAGGGAAGTAACAGTGAAGTTGTACCTGTAGCTCATGTGCACCATATAGGGGACACTGGTCATGCTTGTATTTATCTCGTATATATTCGACGTGGATGTCATGGTGACATAGTGTCCATCATACAGGGCCTGAACGTTCACTACCTGGGGGGCTGAAACAGTGTGAACAGGCGGATTCAGGAATATTATCCAGAAGAGCAGAAATACTGCGAAGAATATCAGATAATTTATTGCCTTGTGCGATGTTCTTTGCGGGAGTTTGAACCCTATGGATGTAAGAATTTTCCCCAAAAATATGACTATAACGAAAAAGAGCAACACTGACAGATAGGTGTAACCCTGAAGCTGCAAATACCCTGCCAGAAGCCCGGCAAGTGCCCCTATGAGGAATATGAACATCACAATTACAGCTCTATTTCTTTCTGATCTTACATATTCCACTTCATCAAACTCAGGTTCTTCGAATAACGGAGTGGTTTCCTTAGGCTTTGGCATGAATACGTCACCTCATTGATTCTCAATTAATGAACTTAACGTCTTGGCAGGTTCCCTGGCAAGAATTATGCCGGAAGCTATGAGAACGCCGTTTGCGCCCAGTTTGAGGCTCGTTCTGTAATCACTGGGAGTTTTTACGCCAGCGCCGACAATTACTGCCACGCCTGATCTGCTGCAGGTATCCACTACATCTGAAATGATCTCAGGCCTTGAAGTGGTTACTGACACGTTTCCTCCGATGAGCTCTGGAGGTTCATACGCTATCCAATCGGGCTTCATTGGGGCAAATCTGTATGCCTCGGCAGCATTTTCGCAGCAGACAACAGTCCTGAGGCCGCATCTTCTGGAAATGTCAACAGTTTTCCTCAGAATGTCCTCCGTTATCCGCCTTTCCGAATGGTTCAGTATTGTGCCTGTAACGCCAAGGTCCAGCAGAGACTGGGGTGAAAACTGGCCGGTATGCGCACCATACTCCACGGGGTCAACATGCTGGCTGTAGAATTCGAACTCAGGAAAAGATGAGGCAAGCCTCAAATCAATGGGATTCAGGGCAAAGATAATCTTTACTCCGGGAACCGTCTCCATCCCCACGAATCCTTCAATGAACCTCTCAGCATGGGCTGATGATGACTGCCTGTAGTGTTTAAGATTGATTATCACGGTATTTTCAGGATTCTGCACTCATGGAGGAGGAACCGATGCAATATAGATATTTCTCATTCTGTCTATAATGCGGGAACAATATTGTCATTCAATGGACTTCCTGGTGAGCATAATCCTGCAATTTCAGCAGCAACATTCTGTGAGAGATTCATGGGGGGTCCAGATATCCCGACATAATCAGGTTGAAGGCAGAAGTGTTCAAATCCGGAGCCAATAGGTTAAATCTTTATGCACATCACATATGGGGAATAATATGGACATGAAGCATGATCTTGAGGAAGCGGAGCAAAAGGCCAAGAAGAATCTGGATGAACTGGTGGACGTCCGTGAAGTCAGCGAGGCAAAACTGCTCTCAGGAAATATAGTTAAAATTCTGCTGAACGACCTTTCAGCTACTGACAGGGATAGTGTGGAATATTCCTCTGGAAACGGCAAGTATGTGGTATCTTTTGGCTTTGTGGAGGCAAAGATGCCGGACGGTAAATTAGGCGTATTCGAGGAAATACCTGACGATGAAACCATCAAGAATGCGGAGACAGTTGGATTCACGGTGATGGGGCTGCATCCAAAGAAGGAGGTGGAGGCAGACTTCCACAGCGATTCAGTTGCCGTAATGCCCGGGACGGAGCTCCGTAGAATATACGATTTCCAACTTTCCGTACTCAGGAGTGCCAGCAAGTGAAATCCCATTGCGTGTGAAATGTGAAGGAACGGCAGAATGATATTCCAGAAGGAACGATATTAACATGGTCAAAAAAGCCCTTATTGCTATCTTTGCAGTGCTGCTTGTTGCAGGCAGCCTCATGGTTGCTCTTGGGACGCAGGAATCATCCTCCCTGACTCACGGGAGTGACAGTTTTGTTCCCAGCGGTTCCGGGAGATACGTTTCACCTCCTCTGAGCATAAATTCCACCTATGTACTTTCAGTTCTTGGTTCAGGTGCATTTGTGGTGAACAGTTCAGGTATGGGCGTCATAAATTATACCAATGCCTATGTAGTGGGACTCGCGCCTGCCAGGACACTGAACCTGACAAACAATACTGAATCAATCTACACCAACCTCCCATCCGGCACTTACTATGTGGTGTATTTCCCTGCTGATTCTCCCCAGCAGGTCAATCCACTTTACAGTGTACAGACCGATCCTGGCCTGGCAAACATTCTGAGCACAGTCATAGTGGTGGGTATCTCGATCATCATTGCTTCATTCATAGTGCTGGCTGTTGGATCCTTTATGGGCAGGGATGACAGGAAGAATTGATTCCTATTCCATCCATTTCTCAGGCTATATTGGAAAAAAAGGCAAAATTCCTGTATAGATTTCCTTCAGGATGCTTGCCCGCATTCTGGTTGATGAAGGATTTGGTCCTTCTTGGCTCGCCAAACATGGATGTTATGTAGTCGTCCGAGTTGTTAAGGCTCAGGAAATATTTTCCGTGAATGCTTTCCAGGATGCCTGCCAGTTCCCTGAAATCCTGCGGCGAAAAATTGTAGCCATACCAGTCCTTTCCAGGATACGGTGGATCCAGATAGAAGAACGTCAGCGGGGAATCATAGATACGGAATATCTCCCGGAAGTCTCTTCTTTCAATCTTCCAGTTTCGCACGCTACTGTTTATGTTCCCAAAATCAGATACCACCCTCAGGAAGAAACTGAAAGCACCTTTCTCCTTACCTGTGGCATAAGTATCACCACGCCCTCCGAAGCTGGTGATGGATCTGAAGAGTGTTCTGTAAGCCCCGGCAAGTTCCCTGTCAATGGAAAGTCCGTCATCGTCACGCCGGGACAGTGCGTACCTGAGTTTACGTATTCTTTCTCCCTTAAGCCCTGCATTCTCACCCTTTCCGTGTGCCATGCTGGCCGGATCTTTCCCAAGGTTCCTGAAATTATCCGGAAATTCCTTTGCAAACTGGTCAGGCAGGGACAGCAGTAGCAGGTTGTAAAGATCATCTGGCCTTGACTTGATGATGCGGTACAGTGAAACCAGGTCCTTATCAATTTCATTATACACAATCTCCCTGGCGCCGATGTTCAGCGATACCAGTCCTGACCCTCCAAAAACATCCACAAATCTCTGCATTCCAGATCTGCGGAACTCCGACACGATGTCAGGCACAATGGCAACTTTCGACCCTGGATATTTCATGATCCTTATGATACTCATCAACGGCATTCTGGTGATTGCTCACCTCTTATTATAAAATATGGAAATGCCCTGACGCTGTCGGGAATGCAGCAATATTCGTGTGTTACTTCTGAATAGTCCGAAAAGAACTGATAAATTCAGAAGGAAATCACAGTGAATCCTTCATCAATTTTCGAGTTGACCTCCACTCCGCCCAGTACGAGATCAATATTCCCAAAAATACTGGATTCATCAAGTCCCTCTGATTCCAGGCTCACCTTGCATGCCTTAACAGTGCAGCCGGTTTTCTTCAGTCCCTGGATCTGTTCAAGGAACTGGGGAGAGTTTTTCTGTTTCGAATTCAATGCCTGAACGCCCCTGCCGAGAAAGAGGAACTCCAGGGTGCTCTGGGCATTCTTCACTGCGTTTATTGCAAAGTTAAAGGCAACCATCTCCGCATGAATATTTTCCTTTCCCGTCAGAAGGAGCACAAGAATTTTTGCCATTGTTTCAATCCTCCGTCCCGTCGTTGGAATACCCCGGATACTTGGTGCGGTACCATACTGCTGTAAGAAGCAATGCCACGATCATGACAAATCCGGTTATGGCAACCGAATTGGGATTTGGATCGTACCCGTTGTATCCTCTCACAGTGAGTGCCGCAACAACCACCACCAGCAGGGACATGAGCCCTGCAAAGCTCTTGATTCCTCTTTCACTTTTTCTTTGCGTTTTCTTATCTTCCATTTTAATTCCTCCCTGCTTTTCTCGAGTATATGAACCAGCCGGCAACCAGAAGGCTGATTGCCACGAATACGAAGAATTCGATACTGCTGACAGCCATCTGCAGATCACCGCTCAGTATGTGCCCGGAAGCACAGCCATCAGCCATTCTCGCTCCGAACAATACCATAAAGGATCCACCGAAGACACCCAGCGCCCTCTTAATTTCGCTGTCACCGAACCTCTTCTTCCATGTCTTCGGTACCCATTTGTTGAAGGCCTGGAACCTCCTTGAAACGAATATTGAGGCAATGAAAGCCCCCATCAGTGTGCCGATATCACTGAATGGCTCCCATCCTATTGTGGAAAAGACAAGCTTGCTGTAGTTGTATGTGGGGAGCCAGAGGTATCCCACCATCCAGCTGTATGTTGTAGATTCGCCAAATATCTGGTGCAGGAACATTTCAAGAACCACAACCGCACCAATGATGGCACCAACGAAGGTTAGAAGCCATCTTAGGTTGTTATTAGGTGCCCAGTGCTGGTTTGCGTTCTTTGCCAGTTTATCTTCAGACCCAATTGGCATGGCACTTCCCTCTATGAGTGTCTCCGTGGCTTCTCTGTGTTCTGCGAGTTCAGGGCCGGGCATCTGATAATTTTTGTGTGTGCCTATGTATACGCAGCTCTTTCCCCCTTTGTACCTGGGCAGAAAATAAGCTATACCCATCATGAGTGCCAGCCATCCTATTGAAATGAGAAAGCCGATCTTGAGGTCAGTTCCAACCTTGCCGCCCAGATATAGCTGACCGAAATTGTATGTGTTCACAAGCCACTGGCCCACTGAAGTCTGGTACAGAAGAGTCCATGCTGCCGCTCCAAGGAGTCCACCGGCCACCGCGTAGACTGCCTCTCTCCTGCCTTCGCCGAGAGCCATCCACTCTGTACCTGGGACATAACCGGATATAGCAATGCCAACCCCGAAGATAATCCCACCTAGCGCCACACCTATCACGTAGTCTGGTTTTATGCCAAAGTGAAAACCCAGACCCAGAGCTGAAAGCCCATATAGGAGAACAGCACCAACACCGATTGCAATTGCAATACAGTTTATGAATAGCCGATCTTCCCATTTGGACAGCTTCAGGAGAACATCCGCATTTGATATTCCCCACAATTCAGCAAATCCCCCAATGATGGCACCAATGAAAATACCAATCCACAGGGGAGCAGTGACTGTTATTGCCATTTCTATCAATATATAATTGCATGGATGTATATACGTATTCCCATTTATGACTATTTATCATTTTTACTACAAATTAACTCAAATGTGATTTTTATTCACCAGTCGCGGTATCAATATTTGTCCTGTCAAAAGAATTGAAATTCAGAAAAGATGCGTTTAATAGGCAGAATGTTTTAAGCATTCATGGAAGATAATCTGAAGTTTCCGACCTTTGAGTGTGCCATTTCCAATACTGTGGAGAGTTATGATTCTGATGTTGAGATGTATTTCATGAATTCCAATCTGCTCTCTGCAAGACTTGCTGAACTTGCCCTTTCCAACAGGGAATTTTCAGGCAACTACAGAAAAATGATGAAATATGTCAGTGAACTGGCCGGATCAGTTGTTTCCGGGAAACCTGCACCATCGCACCAGTTTCTCATTGATCTATGCATGGGTCCCGAGACGGAGCAGGATATGGGTAAGCTTCTTTCTGAAAGCAGGTCTCCAGACACTGCGAAGATCTTCGAAGCCATGCAGTACGTGCGCTTCATGATGTTCTGGTTCGTAAGAATGTCCAGGGTTGAGAGATTCTCAAGAGGATTCAGCGTAGAAAGATTTCAGGGGCTTCCGTTCCTCAGGCTTGCTCTTGCATACAGGGCAGAAAAAGTGTCAAAAGCCTGAATAAGTTTACCCGGGTCCCAACCCGGTTTTCAGAGGGTTGTTATCTTGCCCGTTGTGTCGGAAAGGTAAGCGGCATTAACTGTTTTTACCACAACTTCACCATCTTTCACTGTGGCTATCCTGGATTTTTCTCCCCTGACCAGTTCAACAAAAGCACGGACCTCATCCTCGTACATATTTCCATCCCTGAATGTCCTTGTTACTTTTCCATCTATTTCCAAATCCGAGTTCACTGTTGTTGAAAAGACATCCCTGGCCACAGCGGTTGCTTCGGTTCCGTAAACTACCAGATCGTTCCTGGGGTGCTTCATGGCTCTGGAAGAGACGGCGTGAGCCATAATACTGCCATATTCCATGGATATAGATTCAGTGGTGTCGATTACGGCTTTTGCTGGCTGCCTAAATGCCGAGATTTTATCCGGCCTGGCACCAAGCAAAAAATTAATGGTGTCAAGAACGTGTACGCCAGTTCCCATAACGGAACCACCACCAACCTTCTCATCTTCTGTCCACCATCTGCGATCCGGATTATCTGATGTTCCCTGTGATAGGCCACCCCATGTTCCGTGAACCATCGTGATTTTTCCAAGTTTCCCGCTGGAGATCATGTTCCTGATTTCCACAATGGCAGGATGGAATCTCATGTGGAAACCTACTGCAAGATGGTGTCCGGTCTTGGCAGATATTCCCACCAGATCTGAGGCGTCTCCGTTGCTGAGCGTCATCTGCTTCTCAAGCAGAACATCCTTGCCATTTTCCATGGATAATCTTGCCTGTTCGTAGTGCAGAAAATTCGGAGATGCTATGTAAACAGCATCGAAGCCCCCTCTGGAAAAGAACTCATCCAGATCGGAGAATGCGCGTGCCCCATATGCTGCACCCTCCCTCTCAGCTTTCTTCAGGGTCCTGCTGTATATTGCCGTTATGGAGTTTCCAGAGGACTTAATTGCGGGCATTATCCTGTTTATTGCGTGATTTCCAAGGCCGATTAATCCAAATTCCATTGTTATCATAGTCATGAAGATATACTGCAATATTTACCTGTTGAATTATAGAATTATGAATTAAATCACAGTCCTGGCAATTTTATGCAAATCAACTGCACATGCTAATCGGTTTGGAGTTTTCTGGCAAAGAGCACTACCTTAAGGATGTTATTAAATTCATTTTTCGACTTAGACTGCTGGAATCAGGTGGATGAAAGGAACTGCATCTCCTCAGGTAGGTATGATGGTAGGGCACAGTATGGGTTTGGCAGTCCAAGGTTGGTCACATAGATGAATGAAAAGTACTCTGATGCTGCTTGGAACCATGCGGCAGACAAACTGGAAACATTAATTGCTATTATGGATGATTCAGCTCTACCAGTTGCATTTGTGATTGTCGAAAGGTTATCTGCAGGAGGAGCTCCAGGATTCTCATAGAGAACTGTCAAATTGAAGGAATCAGTAATAGTCTTTGGAGCGTAAGTGCCCGGGTTACCAACGATATAGTCAAGTCCTGCTGATCTGATTTCCAAAGTAGCATTTCTATAATATTGGGCTCCTGTAGAATTGTCTGAGACTTCATCCATAAAAATTCCCCTGATCCCATACCAGTGAAGATAGTCATAAGCCTGAAGTCTAACTGTTTTCAGTGATCGTGTGCCGTAGGAGGTATAGACGTATCCTAGCACAGTAATGCCGGATTTCTCCATAGTGGCAGTGTAGTTTGAATAGGACTGAGAATAATTCAGCCCTGGTCCATTGTCAGGGTTAATAATTACTATCATTGGTACCTCAGAAAATTCTGAATGGAGCTGAAACAGGTAATTCCACGAAGCATTCGGGTCAAAGTAAAGAGGAACAATAATGCCAGAATTTGAGTTTTCAATAAAACTACTGGCTTCATCTTTCAGGTGATCTTCAATCAAAATGGAGGCAGAAACAACTGCGAGTGAGACTATAAGGGCCAAAATTGCAGTTTTCAGGCTGATACTCTTTGCCATATGGTTAAGTTTTGATACGTGGAGGAAATAAATCAGTTATTGGTGAACCGCACGGCATGAAATTGAAAAAAGGATTAAATAGCATTCATGATGGTGGAGGTCTTCAAGGGAATTTGAACAGTTTGGAACCATATCGATGTACTACGGTCTATTTAATGGAACGCATCAATAGGTGTTAGCTCTTTATTATCCAGGATTAATTCTTAGCCCGAAATTTGCTATTTCCTTTTCCTCTGCTGTAAATTCGGAATCAAAGGTTACAAATGTGTCTGCCTCCAGCATCATGCTGGCTGAAATATGTAATATGTCCAGAGTTTTCATTCTTATCCTGACAGCGATTTCGATGGCGTTGTTGATGATTTTGTCCATGTTTACCTCAGGTACTGCAACGTTAATTTCAGGTAAATAGTCTATTAAGGCTTCAATCTCATCCTCGCTCAGATTCGTTGATCTGGAAAGAACGGATTTCAACTCCGAAACAGTCACCGGGTAAATGTAATCATTGACCTTTATTGTCAAATATTTTTACTGCTCTTGCATGATTGACATCTCTACTGTTGAGAAATTAAATTATGACATTTGTATCGATATAATTAAGTCTAATCCCGGTCCTTTATAGAACTTTCCGATAGGTCATTAGGCAGCTTCGGAAGGCCTCTTTCCTTCCATACTCTAATTATGGCTTGGCTTTTCTCCTTCCGTTCTACTGTTTTCTTTGCGCTTTGCATCCCATTCTGCATGGTCCATCTCAGGGCATCTGCCTTGCTGGTAGCAAGTTTATACTTTATTAATTTGTCAATGAGATCAGATGTGTTATCATCTATTCTTAACGCTATAACGCTTGATACCATATGCTTTCATACGTAAATATTCTATAAATTCTTTCTTAACTATTTCGATTTATCTCTTTCCTATGGCTACATAGCGTCCCGAAAGTTGTGTACTTATAAGGGATACCTCTTCTGGAACATTTCCCTGATCTCGTCCTTGCATTTATAGAATCCCCTCAGAGATCTCTGTGACCATGCCTCATTTATCTCAGCCGACCTGAGATAGATGATCTTCATGGCGCTCTCCTCTGATGGCAGAGAATCTATTATCTTTATCCTGCGCCGTATTTCCTTGTTCATTCGCTCAATCAGATTTGTGGAGTGTATGGATCTCCTTATGGATTCAGGATAATCATGGTACTTGAGCAATGTACCCAGGTTCTTCTCCATGTTGTACACAGGCTTTGGGTATTTCGAGGACCATTTATTCTTGAACTCATTGAACTGATTCAGTGCTTCTTCTCTGGTGCGGGAGAGGAATATTCCCTTGAGATCCGAATCAATCTCATTGCGATCCTGCACCCTCACATGTGATTCAAGATTCCTTGATGCATGTATGGTGCATAACTGGAAATCAGCCCTTGGATATAATTGTCTGATCTCCTCCTCTATTCCAGGCAATCCGTCTGCTATGAACAGTAGTGGTTCCTCAACGCCTCTTTCATGGAGATCCATGAGTACATTGCGGTATGCAATATGGTTCTCAACAGGATTCATGTAGAATCCAAGGATTTCATAATTCCCTGATTCCCGTATTCCCATTGCAAATATGACACATTCCTTCTGCACAGTTTCCCTTCTAAGGGAGAAGAACACTGCATCCATGAATATGGCAATGTACCTCTTCTCAAGTGGCCTTGATCGCCACTTGCTTATTTCCGGAACTGTTATTTCCGTGATCCTTGATATGGTGGATTTGCTGTATTTATTGTGGAATAATTCTTCCAGTATTTCAGCCATCTTCCTTGTTGATATTCCCTTTGAATACATGGAGACAACAAGATCGTCTATTCCAATGTTGCGCTGATATGGTTCGAATAAGGCTGTCTGGAATTCATTGCTGCGGTCCCTTGGAACCCTGAGATCATCTATCTTCCCATATCTTGTACCCATGTCACTCTCGTAGTATCCATTCCTCTGGCCTTCCCTTTCCTCAAGGAAGGCCTGAATCTCTCCCTTCATGAGGGATTCCATGAAGCCCTTCACTGTGGTTCTGACTATTTCAGATATCTTTTTATCCAGTTCTTCCATTGTTTATTGCCTCCTGGTTGGTTCCTGGAGGCATCCTTTTCTTTTTCATGAAATTTCTCTCATGATTATGATCCTGATCTCTTATTTACACAAGATTCGGGATACTATCGTGTTGAGGGATTTCTTTAAGATAAACAAGGAAGGAATGCCTTCACATTAACCAAACTGCTAAAAGTCTAAAAAATTACTTTTTATCGAAATGCTTGCTCAAATTAGAGATCCTTGCCTTTAGCCAAATGTAGTCCCTTTTCTCAATGAGGTCGTTGTCTTCCAACTTATGGGTCATCTCAATAAGTTTTGGCTCCATAGAACTCCACTTGTACTGGATCCAATCAGATTCAGACAGCATGAGCATGGAGAAACACTTATATAGGGGGAGAGTCAAGGGAGGGGGAGTTTTTAATCTCCTCCTAATTCCAGAGGTGACCATATGGTAGGAAAGGGTACATACAGGACAAAGGAGGAGAAGGCAAGGATCGTCATGGAAGTCCTGTCCAATTCGTCCACAATATCAGAGATCTGCAGGAAGTACAATGTTGCCTCATCCGCACTGTACAGGTGGAGGGATGAATTCATTGCAGGAGGCACAGCTGCAATGGATCATGGCAGATCCACCGTTGAAGCATCCCTCCTCAAGGAGATAAACGAACTCAAGGGCATAATCGGGGAACTGACAATAGCAAACGAAACTCTAAAAAAAATTCAAGCCACAAGGAGAGGTGGGAAGCCATGACTGAGCTCATTGCAAATGGCCTTTCCAAATCCAGATCAGCTTCCCTTACAGGCATTTCCAGATCCATGATATATTACAGGCACAGGGAAAGGAAACCAGAATACGATGCTGATCTGGAAAGACGCATTTCCGGTATTGTGGAGGAAAGGCCATCATACGGCACAAGGAGGGTGGCAGCAATGATCCGCCGCTCCGGTTTCAGGATCGGCAGGAACCGTGTACGAAGACATATGCGCCACATGAACCTTATTGCAGCACATAAGAAGGCTCACAGGAAACATGTGCCCAGGGCAATCGTTGTTGCCAGACCCAACATCATGTGGGAGACGGATTTCACAAAGATATACATTGACAGCGAGGGGTGGATATATTTCACCGCATACCTTGATCTCTGCTCAAGGAAGATAAAGGGATATCTCGTATCCCGTATGTCCCGAACAGCTGAAATGATGGAGGCTCTTGACAATGCATTACTTGGTACGTTCCCTGATATGAATGTGACCGGTCTTATCATACGATCGGATAACGGCTCTCAGTTAACGTCATCTGGTTACGAGAAGCATCTCAGAACACTGGGGATAAAGCATGAGACAATACACGCACATACCCCTGAGGAGGATGGCCACATTGAATCATACTTCGGGAGATTCAAGGATGACTACATATATACAAGGGAATTTGTCAGCCTTGAGGACTTCCGGAAGCATATTGAATGGGCTGTATCCGACTACAATACAAAGAGACCGCACTCATCATTGAATTATATGACACCGGAAGAGTTTGAATCCGCAATATTGAATGAAGATTTCAAAAAGAAGTGGTTAGAAAAGGAAACTGGGAGGTACAAACATGTTGAATTACTCGAGTGAACTCAGAAAACTGTCTGAAGGAAGTGGGTCCAGATCACCACTCTTTCCTTATTTCCTTCCTTATGGCTATCTGTTCCTCGGTCTCTTTCTTAGGCTGTTCTTTTGCCATATGATAAAATTCAAATGCGTTATTTAAACCGTATTTTACTGGTTTTGGACAATTTTATTGTTTCCATTGACAATAAATTTTTAATTTGCCTGACCTTGATCAACCAGTGGAACATTATAACTCTAAAAAGGCAGCTGAAGATTATCATAGGGTATTCACCAAAGATGCTGACAATCCAGAATCAAAGAGAAAAGCAATTCAAAGATACGTGAAGTTCACATCAAAATTGAAACAAGGAGGCCACATTCTGGATGCGGGTTGTGGCACTGGCAGATTTGTGCCTTATTTTGTCAAGAATGGTTTCACAGTTACAGGTGTGGACAGCTCAAGCTCAATGATTGAGTTAGCTTCCAAGAACAATCCAATGGCTGAATTCAAGGTCATGGATATACGCCACCTGGATTTTGTGTCTAATTACTTTGATGGTGTATGGAATATTGCAACCTTGCTTCATTTGGATGAGTCTGGTGTCAAACTTGCACTGCAAGAATTTAAGAGAGTTTTGAAGGTTAATGGAATCCTGTATATTGCCACAAGAACAAAAGACAAGAGCATAAGCATTATAGAAGAGTCAACGGAAGGGGGAAAGATGGTTGTAAATTACTATTCACCTGACAAGTTGCGGGAGTTGTTAGCGAATTCGGGTTTCGAAATAATAGAAATCAACGTTGAACCAGATGATTACTCAAGGCCGTTCGATTATGCCTTTGTACTTGCCATACCCTCAACTTGAGATATTGATGAAAGAAATTGTAGTCTTGTACGAACTGCTTCGAAGTCGCCATTAAATCCCTATTCCAACTTTATTTAATTCTATTTAAATTTATTAACACAATTTCTTTCAAGCTGGTCTAATCCCAAACTCTCCCACATTTAAAATCAAGAGATGGATACTTTCCTGCAATCCTATAAAATTCCAACCAAGAAAATACTCAT
This genomic interval carries:
- a CDS encoding methyltransferase domain-containing protein; protein product: MEHYNSKKAAEDYHRVFTKDADNPESKRKAIQRYVKFTSKLKQGGHILDAGCGTGRFVPYFVKNGFTVTGVDSSSSMIELASKNNPMAEFKVMDIRHLDFVSNYFDGVWNIATLLHLDESGVKLALQEFKRVLKVNGILYIATRTKDKSISIIEESTEGGKMVVNYYSPDKLRELLANSGFEIIEINVEPDDYSRPFDYAFVLAIPST